Proteins encoded by one window of Culicoides brevitarsis isolate CSIRO-B50_1 chromosome 2, AGI_CSIRO_Cbre_v1, whole genome shotgun sequence:
- the LOC134828919 gene encoding uncharacterized protein LOC134828919, whose translation MLPRANSSSESSSSRRVAAALPNYPVINTSSSSRHEGVALGDRGSAAVRLDFRTRRNIQRNILPDLVCDSVLSGFRRYNATQRTSSAPPVVSTEPVQEPEAAPVEPEIKNPEPEMGQRISHPQKPNISFAWVLRGGDPNSSSSSTTSSSSCSSSVYQNSSVSRSFTWDHPHHKRRIRNAQCKSRKHHLFNEKNLKANDLDDYRIVRKNLLETSEKLNNNYNETLDFECLSLSTAETTTSISKCVDKATNLKKKRYRSKSRSRLETTGCDEFSTKSVAKEIPDSNCDTSAFDEYLKKCSLLCPANLPMVLVSDTIMYQTRIGYQSEIFLPLGTLIKGIFKVHDWIYVQLPGKIDHSGYVTASSCIPMGIVPKKHQSLHRPPRQALQNARITSKSTDNLNLLLKPRNSMQKSENAMTGTQFEALYARVIDKLRTNLEESEANKYSLSAQNLEKFNVLSNEAIQKQENIKI comes from the exons ATGCTTCCACGAGCGAATTCTTCGTCAGAATCAAGCAGTTCCCGTCGAg TTGCTGCTGCCTTGCCAAATTATCCGGTAATCAATACTTCGTCGAGTAGTCGTCATGAAGGTGTTGCGTTAGGGGATCGCGGGAGTGCAGCAGTTCGTCTTGATTTTCGCACGCGACGCAACATCCAGCGGAATATTTTGCCCGATTTGGTCTGTGACAGCGTTTTAAGTGGCTTTCGACGGTACAACGCCACGCAAAGAACTTCCTCAGCACCGCCCGTTGTCTCGACTGAACCTGTACAAGAACCGGAAGCTGCTCCAGTTGAAccggaaataaaaaatcctgaaCCGGAAATGGGTCAAAGAATTTCCCATCCACAAAAACCAAATATTTCCTTTGCTTGGGTTTTACGTGGCGGCGACCCAAATAGCTCCTCGTCATCGACAACCAGCTCGTCATCGTGCTCCTCCTCAGTTTACCAAAATTCATCCGTTTCGCGTTCTTTTACATGGGACCATCCGCACCACAAACGACGAATACGAAACGCACAATGCAAAAGTCGCAAACACCATCTGTTCAACGAAAAGAACTTGAAAGCGAACGATCTCGACGATTATCGAATTGTTCGCAAGAATTTGCTAGAAACAAGCGAAAAACTGAACAATAATTACAATGAAACGCTGGATTTTGAGTGTTTAAGTCTCTCAACGGCCGAAACGACAACTTCTATCAGCAAGTGTGTCGATAAAGCGAcgaatttgaagaagaaacGGTATCGCAGCAAGTCCCGAAGTCGTCTGGAAACCACGGGATGTGatgaattttcaaccaaaagtGTCGCGAAAGAGATTCCTGACAGTAATTGTGACACCTCAGCCTTCGATGAGTACttgaaaaag tgctCCTTACTGTGTCCAGCGAACCTCCCGATGGTTCTCGTATCCGACACAATAATGTACCAGACGAGAATTGGATaccaaagtgaaatttttctcccTTTAGGGACCTTGATCAAGGGAATTTTCAAAGTTCATGACTGGATTTACGTGCAACTACCTGGAAAAATCGATCATTCCGGTTACGTGACAGCTTCTTCGTGCATTCCCATGGGTATTGTTCCCAAAAAACATCA GTCACTTCATCGTCCCCCAAGGCAAGCCCTTCAAAATGCTCGAATCACCTCAAAATCGACAGATAACCTGAATTTACTGCTAAAACCCCGAAATTCTatgcaaaaaagtgaaaacgcGATGACCGGGACACAATTTGAAGCCTTGTACGCGCGCGTTATCGACAAGCTCCGAACGAATTTAGAAGAATCGGAAGCCAACAAATACAGCTTGAGTGCACAAAATCTAGAAAAATTCAACGTTTTGAGTAATGAAGCGATACAAAagcaagaaaatattaaaatttaa
- the LOC134828921 gene encoding angiotensin-converting enzyme-like, whose product MKNFNFFSFFSIFILRIFPIICANNATSRTRLTQNETNLLLQKFNLLTFSNNDDIDDWFDRLNEQHRLLSQIIAAIAWELSINPSDHLNSDGVELTTIKSQWRNLRCDEANFISTKFHSELTRDQFRMIYLLCRGPKFTNYQASELNQIMGKIFEINTETEVCVKKDLDFCRKIHLLPKNTYMKTEKGEFYRIGDAEVPEKVENANASDYICMKNEPDMEKIIKGDFSPFGELRCLLPRDMIFRWAWESVRQAIGPRIGTLFSDAIPIMNVGAKNNGYRDLSEVWIEELDVPNLKCTADNLLMDINPLYTKLFSVARHVLLEKYPNVRGFTFNSLIPADIFGNMYAQDWSSLIPDLILPYAEVDLNDRLSLTKWNVRDMVRRSEDFYSSLGLFPMTEAFWQKSIFEQSSNVSKCHGSAANMYEKGDFRMIVCAEKTINDLYTIVHEMGHIEYYMNYDQQPSIFQDATSTAFGEAVGDSIFTAMMTPQHLSRLGLIEDKYLYHTQDEAFTEEYLCGIYCRQEQQDRIVEEIKIELGDRFLTDLETLGTNIPDYELINEKIREKYKDKPKTNQISAFDVTLLIHMALAKVPQIPFSYIMDTFRWDLFSGKVKYSKANEHFWTITKRESGIKPPGNPPERNPDAFDAGVKFHFADNIPMMRYFLASFLQAQIFKGLCEVTYFGKIVAGKEKLPMPLHRCDIYGSKKAGKLLKKALSMGASRNWSEVLFTITGEREIKADALLEYYKPLDDFLENLILKYDIPYGWIGPV is encoded by the exons atgaaaaattttaattttttttcatttttctcaatttttattttgagaatttttccgATAATTTGTGCAAATAATGCCACATCAAGAACTCGCCTCACGCAAAACGAAACGAATTTATtgctgcaaaaatttaatctcttAACATTTTCCAACAACGACGACATCGATGACTGGTTCGATCGATTAAACGAACAACACCGACTTTTATCGCAGATTATTGCTGCAATTGCATGGGAGTTGAG CATCAATCCCTCTGACCACTTAAACTCCGATGGCGTGGAGCTAACAACCATAAAATCGCAATGGCGCAATTTACGATGCGACGAAGCAAATTTCATCAGCACCAAATTCCATTCAGAGCTTACACGTGATCAATTCCGGATGATTTATCTTCTTTGTAGAGGACCTAAATTCACAAATTATCAAGCAag tgAACTGAATCAAATAATGGGAAAAATCTTCGAAATCAACACAGAAACGGAAGTTTGTGTCAAAAAAGACCTCGACTTTTGCCGCAAAATCCATCTTTTACCGAAAAATACTTACATGAAGACTGAAAAGGGCGAATTTTATCGCATTGGTGACGCAGAAGTGCctgaaaaagtagaaaatgcCAATGCGAGTGATTacatttgcatgaaaaatgaacctgatatggaaaaaatcatcaaaggag ATTTCAGTCCATTTGGTGAACTCAGATGCTTATTGCCACGCGACATGATCTTCCGTTGGGCTTGGGAGTCGGTTCGTCAAGCGATAGGACCTCGTATCGGCACTTTATTCTCCGATGCCATCCCAATAATGAATGTTGGTGCCAAAAACAATGGTTATCGTGACCTCAGCGAAGTTTGGATCGAAGAACTGGATGTTCCTAATTTGAAATGTACTGCTGATAATTTGTTAATGGACATCAATCCGTTGTACACGAAGCTTTTTTCCGTCGCTCGACACGTTTTACTCGAAAAATATCCCAATGTTCGAGGTTTTACCTTCAACAGCTTGATTCCTGCTGACATTTTCGGCAACATGTATGCCCAGGATTGGTCCTCGCTGATCCCGGATTTGATTCTGCCCTATGCCGAAGTCGATTTGAATGACAGACTCTCGTTAACAAAGTGGAATGTACGCGATATGGTGCGTCGCAGTGAAGATTTTTACTCGTCCCTTGGATTATTTCCCATGACGGAGGCTTTTTGGCAGAAAAGTATCTTCGAACAGAGCTCAAATGTCTCAAAGTGTCACGGATCTGCGGCAAATATGTACGAAAAAGGTGATTTTAGGATGATTGTGTGTGCGGAAAAGACCATCAATGACCTTTACACCATCGTTCATGAAATGGGTCACATCGAATATTACATGAACTACGACCAACAACcgtcaatttttcaagatgcAACTTCGACAGCCTTTGGTGAGGCAGTTGGTGACTCAATTTTCACCGCAATGATGACACCGCAGCATCTTTCGCGTCTCGGACTCATCgaagacaaatatttatacCACACACAAGACGAAGCCTTCACCGAGGAGTACCTTTGTGGCATCTATTGTCGCCAAGAACAGCAAGATCGCATCGtggaagagataaaaattgaattaggcGATCGTTTTCTCACAGATTTGGAGACTCTTGGAACAAATATTCCCGATTACGAgctaattaacgaaaaaatacgcgaaaaatataaagacaAGCCAAAAACTAATCAAATTAGCGCCTTTGACGTTACCTTATTGATCCACATGGCTCTAGCAAAAGTCCCGCAGATCCCATTTTCCTACATCATGGACACTTTTCGATGGGATTTGTTTAGCGGAAAGGTCAAATACAGCAAAGCCAACGAACATTTTTGGACAATCACGAAACGAGAATCCGGAATTAAGCCTCCTGGTAATCCGCCGGAAAGGAATCCGGATGCCTTTGATGCTGGCGTAAAATTTCACTTTGCTGACAATATTCCGATGATGCGATATTTTTTGGCGAGTTTCTTGCAAgcgcaaatttttaaaggattatGTGAAGTCacttattttggaaaaatcgtCGCTGGAAAGGAAAAGTTGCCGATGCCGTTGCACCGATGTGACATTTATGGATCTAAAAAGGCGggaaaattgttaaa gaaagcTCTCTCGATGGGTGCCTCCCGAAATTGGTCTGAAGTGCTATTTACCATCACAGGAGAGCGTGAAATTAAAGCAGATGCGTTGTTGGAGTACTATAAACCATTGGATGACTTTTTGGAGAACTTAATCTTGAAATATGACATTCCTTATGGATGGATTGGTCCAGTGTAA
- the LOC134831610 gene encoding uncharacterized protein LOC134831610, which translates to MLSGSQLIKEADKLGQKLIVTGLKSVNIDNSEETLQEFARIKRNYKEVSCKERIARHDSRMQGNFNPERRSVTVKALTGTSHRYFGQQDKQGTHLRLYEALYLMEINDLVVYYNDVIISIEQAYALFLGTDDAEMTFEQYMAYKNLLQSGFVALKHRKIQEIDTKIDNSQEVEEQKERKTENNDIWDCLRSKIHFLNWKEINSERLDEQISGKFDQTCAYFNGNRPNSSTGSCNFEAPVAKKPKLDIQTEEKIINDAKTILPSNETHEYSSIFSQLDIIEVLEDPNSSKIDFDFDIFLAEEAKKHKISESKPNFYGKVVNFDTKIDYSVIHQLKSQANGTPVMILIVFDNLSISSFIC; encoded by the exons atgttgag tgGAAGCCAATTGATCAAAGAAGCTGAcaaattaggtcaaaaattgatagtAACTGGATTGAAAAGTGTAAATATCGACAATTCAGAAGAAACTTTGCAGGAATTTGCCAGAATTAAAC GAAATTACAAAGAAGTCTCTTGCAAGGAACGAATCGCTCGCCATGACTCACGAATGCAGGGAAATTTCAATCCAGAACGTCGTTCAGTTACAGTTAAAGCTCTGACAGGCACTAGTCATCGTTATTTTGGGCAACAAGACAAGCAGGGAACGCATTTGCGACTTTATGAGGCCTTATATTTGATGGAAATT aaTGACTTGGTTGTCTACTACAACGACGTGATAATCTCAATTGAACAAGCTTACGCGCTATTTTTAGGTACCGACGATGCTGAAATGACCTTCGAGCAGTATATGGCTTACAAAAATCTATTACAATCTGGTTTTGTAGCCTTGAAACATCGAAAAATCCAAGAAATcgatacaaaaattgataattctCAAGAAGTTGAAGagcaaaaagaaagaaaaaccgAAAATAATGACATCTGGGACTGTTTAAGGtccaaaattcactttttaaattggAAGGAAATTAATTCTGAACGACTTGACGAACAAATTTCCGGCAAATTTGACCAAACTTGTGcctattttaatggaaatcgACCAAATTCTTCCACGGGTTCATGTAATTTTGAAGCGCCGGTCGCTAAAAAGCCAAAACTTGACATCcaaactgaagaaaaaattattaacgatGCAAAAACAATTCTTCCGAGCAACGAAACTCATGAATATTCATCGATTTTTTCACAACTTGACATCATTGAAGTCCTTGAGGATCCaaactcatcaaaaattgacttcgatttcgatatttttcttgccgaagaagcgaaaaaacacaaaataagcGAATCCAAACCCAATTTCTACGGCAAAGTTGtaaattttgacacaaaaatcgaTTATTCGGTAATTCATCAGCTAAAATCACAAGCAAATGGCACTCCTGTGATGATTCTAATCGTTTTCGACAACTTAAGTATATCTTCGTTTAtttgttga